In one window of Coralliovum pocilloporae DNA:
- a CDS encoding PAS domain-containing protein — translation MKHTVTQELYEYWNSLRHGRLAPNRSEIEPSAIRNLLGDTFILEVVDRDTYNFRLAGTRLCGSYCRELKERNLLDLWTGHDREAVATLLATVSEDGAVATAGFSGRTERGQTLEFELILLPLMTDGENVTRILGAIVAHDTPYWLGIWPIIAQNLGSVSLIWPDDEPAFLRPMRAQAQAEMPLVITQQPSKRIGHLSVYQGGKT, via the coding sequence ACGGTAACACAGGAACTCTACGAGTACTGGAACAGTCTCCGGCACGGGCGGCTTGCCCCCAATCGCAGCGAAATCGAGCCAAGCGCGATCCGCAACCTCCTGGGCGACACATTCATTCTGGAAGTGGTGGATCGTGACACCTATAACTTCCGCCTCGCTGGCACGCGCCTCTGCGGCTCATACTGCAGGGAGTTGAAAGAACGGAACCTGCTTGATCTTTGGACAGGGCATGACCGCGAGGCGGTGGCAACCCTGCTGGCAACAGTCAGTGAAGACGGTGCAGTCGCGACAGCCGGCTTCTCAGGGCGCACGGAACGGGGACAAACACTCGAATTCGAACTCATCCTGCTGCCACTGATGACAGACGGAGAGAATGTCACCCGGATTCTCGGCGCAATCGTTGCCCACGACACCCCCTACTGGCTCGGCATCTGGCCAATCATCGCACAGAACCTCGGCAGCGTCAGCTTGATCTGGCCGGATGATGAACCTGCATTCCTGCGCCCGATGCGAGCTCAGGCTCAGGCCGAAATGCCTCTGGTTATTACCCAGCAGCCCAGCAAACGTATCGGACATCTGTCAGTCTATCAGGGCGGGAAAACCTGA
- a CDS encoding PilZ domain-containing protein, whose protein sequence is MIPEQKPEQKKRLYERRRFQRVNINLLGRFMLENKREYPCQVINMSPGDAAIIAPVGGKLNEKVIAYVDHIGRIEGKIARQFDGGFAVLLNATSHKREKLAAQLTWLANRDILNLPEDRRHDRQEPKISSSRMTLSDGRQYTCRVIDVSLSGAAVSMAVKPAIGTPITLGKMRARIVRHLPDGVAVEFSSIQPMEVIESHLS, encoded by the coding sequence ATGATACCCGAGCAAAAGCCCGAGCAGAAAAAACGGCTTTATGAGCGGCGACGCTTCCAGCGCGTCAACATCAACCTGCTTGGCCGTTTCATGCTTGAAAACAAACGGGAATATCCCTGCCAGGTGATCAACATGTCACCGGGTGATGCAGCCATCATTGCGCCTGTAGGCGGCAAACTGAACGAAAAAGTCATCGCCTATGTGGATCACATCGGTCGAATCGAAGGCAAGATTGCCCGTCAGTTTGATGGCGGCTTTGCCGTTCTTCTGAACGCAACCAGCCATAAACGCGAGAAACTGGCAGCACAGCTCACATGGCTGGCCAACCGTGATATTCTCAATCTGCCGGAAGATCGACGCCATGACCGGCAAGAGCCGAAAATCTCCTCGTCCCGCATGACGCTTTCAGACGGAAGACAATATACCTGCCGCGTTATTGATGTTTCACTCTCTGGCGCAGCTGTCTCCATGGCAGTCAAACCGGCAATCGGCACACCCATCACACTTGGAAAAATGCGGGCCCGTATTGTCCGCCACCTTCCTGACGGTGTTGCTGTCGAATTCTCAAGCATCCAGCCGATGGAAGTTATCGAATCCCATCTGAGCTAG
- a CDS encoding transglutaminase-like cysteine peptidase, which translates to MAGSIWTAEAADQRFMQVAGVTSTPIGHVQFCRSNPKECQITAERAPLVRLNEATWRELVAVNEYVNQSVAPVTDQDLYQTAEYWTYPTRYGDCEDYALQKRRILMERGWPSGALLITVVIDTDNTGHAVLTVRTDQGDYVLDNQDYRVLEWEKTPYRYVKRQSPRNSGVWTRILDERPNIVASIR; encoded by the coding sequence TTGGCAGGCAGTATCTGGACAGCAGAAGCCGCGGATCAGAGGTTCATGCAGGTGGCGGGTGTCACATCCACACCAATTGGTCATGTGCAATTCTGCCGATCCAATCCCAAAGAGTGCCAGATAACGGCAGAACGAGCACCCCTTGTACGGCTGAATGAGGCCACCTGGCGAGAACTTGTTGCCGTGAATGAATATGTAAACCAGAGCGTAGCCCCTGTAACAGATCAGGACCTGTACCAGACGGCGGAATACTGGACATATCCGACACGTTATGGCGATTGCGAAGATTACGCCCTGCAGAAACGCCGCATCCTGATGGAACGCGGCTGGCCATCCGGGGCACTATTGATCACGGTTGTGATCGATACGGATAATACCGGTCATGCTGTGCTGACCGTAAGAACTGATCAGGGAGACTATGTGCTCGACAACCAGGATTACCGCGTTCTGGAATGGGAGAAGACCCCCTATCGCTATGTGAAACGCCAATCACCCAGGAACAGCGGCGTATGGACGCGCATTCTGGATGAAAGACCCAATATTGTCGCGAGTATCCGCTGA